From one Xiphophorus hellerii strain 12219 chromosome 18, Xiphophorus_hellerii-4.1, whole genome shotgun sequence genomic stretch:
- the LOC116737269 gene encoding histone H3.3A produces the protein MARTKQTARKSTGGKAPRKQLATKAARKSAPSTGGVKKPHRYRPGTVALREIRRYQKSTELLIRKLPFQRLVREIAQDFKTDLRFQSAAIGALQEASEAYLVGLFEDTNLCAIHAKRVTIMPKDIQLARRIRGERA, from the exons ATGGCTCGTACCAAGCAGACCGCCCGTAAGTCCACTGGAGGCAAAGCTCCACGTAAGCAGCTGGCCACAAAGGCAGCTCGTAAGAGTGCCCCTTCCACTGGTGGGGTCAAGAAGCCCCATCGTTACAG GCCTGGTACTGTGGCTCTCCGTGAGATCCGTCGTTATCAGAAGTCCACTGAGCTGCTGATCCGTAAGCTGCCCTTCCAGCGTCTGGTGAGAGAGATCGCCCAGGACTTCAAGACCGACCTGCGTTTCCAGAGCGCGGCCATCGGTGCCCTGCAG GAGGCCAGCGAGGCTTACCTTGTGGGTCTGTTTGAGGACACCAACCTGTGCGCCATCCATGCCAAGCGTGTCACCATCATGCCCAAAGACATCCAGCTGGCACGTCGTATCCGCGGAGAGCGTGCCTAA